CTTCATATACAGCTTCTAAACATGGGGTTGCTGGTTTGACCAAAGCTTTTTGTAACGAACTAGCTAGTTACAATATTCAAGTAAATGCTATTGCTCCAGGTTATATTGAAACCGCAAATACCGCTCCAATTCGTCAGGATCCTGTTCGCAGTGCCGAAATTTTAAACCGGATTCCTAGTGGTCGGTGAGGACAACCCCAGGATTTAGGACTAACTGCTGTTTTCTTAGCTTCACCTGCTAGTGATTATCTAAATGGTAGTTTAATTTCCGTGGATGGGGGATGACTAGCCCGCTAATAAATTAAAAAATAGAAAGAGGAAGAGAAATATGAAATTATCGTTTCGTTGATATGGTCCTGATAAGGACCCCATATCGTTAGAATATATTAGCCAAATACCAAATGTAGCATCGATTGTTACACAATGTTATAAATTCAAACCAGGAGTAGCATGAGAAAGTGATGAAATTATTCGGATTAAAAAATTAATTAATGATCATCATTTAAACTGAGAAGTTGTTGAGTCAATTCCTGTTCATGAAGACATTAAATTGGGACTACCAACTCGTGATGAGTATATTAAAAATTATTGTACAACAATTGAAAGATTAGCAAAAGAAGGAATAAAGGTTATTTGTTATAATTTTATGCCGGCTTTTGACTGGGTGCGCACTGATTTATATAAAAAAATGCGGGATGGTTCATTATGCGAAGCATATGATCAGAATGTAATTGACCAGTTAGATGCTACTAGTGCTATTAAGAAATTTAAAGAATTGCCAGCCTGAACTTTAAGTTTTCCAGATGAACAAACAGCAGAAATTATTGGTGCATATCAAAAAATGAGTGATGAAGAATTATGAGATAACATTGCTTATTTTATTAACAAAGTAATTCCGGTTTGTGACCAGGTAGGGGTTAAAATGGCAATTCATCCAGATGATCCCGCGTGACCAATCTTTGGGATTCCACGGTTAATTATTAACGAAGAAAATTTGGCAAGATTTTTAGCAATTAATCCTTCACCAAATCATGGTTTAACTTTATGTGTTGGTTCCTTATCAACTAATTTAAAAAATAATATGGAGCAAATTGTACGCCGTTTTGTTGATCGCATTCATTTTACTCATATTCGTAATATTCGCTATGATACTCCGCATTCATTTTATGAAATTGCCCATGGTGATCATGATGGAGTTTTAGATTTATCAGCCATTGTAAAAGCCTATGCTGATAATGACTATCAAGGTTATGCACGTCCAGACCATGGCCGTTTAATTTGAGGTGAAGAAAAACAACCTCATACTCCTGGATATGGATTATATGATCGGGCTTTAGGGTTATCTTATATTAACGGGTTATGAGATGCTTATCAAAAAACTAAAAAATAAATTATTTTTAACATAAATATTATAAGTATTTATGTTTTTTTATTAATTACTTTAAAATTCTACATATTTATCTTATTTTATATTATTATTACCTTGTAAATAAAAAATCTAAAATTTAAGGAGAGAATAAAATGCAAGAAGATAAAATAAGAACTTTGGCTGTGGTTGGTAGTCAATGAGGTGATGAAGGAAAAGGCAAAATTACCGATTATTTTGCCCAATCAGCAGATTACGTGGTGCGATGAGCTGGTGGGGATAATGCTGGCCATACAATTGTTATTGATGGGAAAAAATATAAATTAAGTATTGTTCCCTCAGGAGTTTTTAATGCAAACTCAATGAATGTCATTGCAAATGGCTGTGTTGTTAACTTGCGTAAGTTAGTTAGTGAGATTAATTATTTAGCGGAAAATGGTTATGACTGTAAAAACCTTCGCATTAGTAACCGTGCGCATTTAATATTACCGTATCATCTGAAAATTGATGAATTACAAGAAGAATATCGTCAAGATGATTTAATTGGAACTACTAAAAAAGGAGTGGGACCATGTTATCAAGATAAAGCTGAACGAATTGGAATTCGGGTAGGTGATTTATTTGAACCAGAAAACTTTAAGAAAAGATTGACAGCTAATTTAAAATTTAAAAATGAATTATTAACTAAAATCTTTAATGCTGAACCATTTACTGTGCAAGAAATTTATGATGAATATTTGGAATTATTTAACCAAATTAAAGATTTAGTAACTGATACTTCGTTAGTAATTGATAATGCCATCAAAGTTGGGAAGAAGGTCCTATTTGAAGGCGCCCAAGGAGTTATGTTAGATTTAGACCATGGTACTTATCCATTTGTAACTTCTTCTAATCCTTCGGCAGCTTCAATTCCAACTGGGTGTGGAATTGCGCCTCGTTATATTAGCAATGTGATTGGAATTGTGAAAGCATATAATACCAGAGTCGGAACGGGACCATTTCCTTCGGAAATTACTGGTGAAGTTGCCGATTATATTCGAGAAACTGGGCATGAATATGGAACAGTATCAGGAAGAGCTCGGCGCATTGGGTGATTTGATGCGGTATTAATGAAACATTCATTACGAGTTAGTGGTTATACAAGTATGGCCATTATGTTATTAGATGTTTTAACTAGTCTTGATAAAATTAAAATTTGTACAAAGTATCGTTACCAAGACCAAGAAATTGATTATGTCCCAAGTACAATTGCCGAATATAATCAATGCCAGCCAATTTTTATGGAAGTTGATGGTTGGACAGAAGATATTAGTCAAGTTAAAACTTATGAAGAATTACCAACTAATGCAAAAAAATATTTAGCTAAATTATCAGAAATAGTTGGGGTTCCTATTAGTTTATTTTCGGTTGGTCCTGATCGTGCTCAAACAATTTTAATTGATAAGGAGATATTTTAATAGTTATGATTGAAAGATATTTGGTAAAAGAAATTGCTGACATTTGAAGTGATGATAATAAGTATGCGACATGAGGATTAGTAGAGTTATTAACTTGTGAAGGGTGAAATCAGTTAGGGTTAATTAGTAATCAAGAAATTGCCGCTTTAAAACAAAATTTAAAAGTTGATATTCCCCGCATGCTTGAAATTGAAACAGAAACCAAACATGATGTTGTCGCCTTTACGAGAATGTTATCAGAACATATGGGGCCAGAAAAAAGATGGGTCCATTTAGGGTTAACTTCAACAGATGTTGTTGATACTAGTCAAAATTATCTAATCAAACAATCCAATTTGATTGTTGATAAGTATTTAAACTTGTTATTAGCAAGTTTAAAAGCAAAAGCATTGCAATATAAAACCCAAATAATTATGGGCCGAACACATGGAATGTACGGTGAGCCAACTTCATTAGGGTTAAAATTTTTACTGTGGTATGCGGAGTTAGCACGAAATATTAAACGTTTTAATTTTGCTAAAGAAAATATTGAAGTAGTGAAGTTAAGCGGTTCGGTTGGTAATTTTGCGCATATTGAACCGGAAGTGGAAACTTATGTTGCTAAAAAATTAGGATTAGGGATTGATCCAATTACAACCCAAGTTACTCCTCGTGATCGCCATATTAATTTATTTACTAGTTTTAGTCAGATTGTTAGTTTATTAGAAAAGATGGCAATTGAGTTTCGTCATTTCCAACGAAGTGAAGTTAACGAAATGGCCGAGGGTTTTAGTGCAAACCAAAAAGGTTCTTCGTCAATGCCCCATAAGAAAAACCCTATTAGTTCAGAAAATATTTCAGGTTTGGCGCGGTTAGTTCGCAGTAATATGTTAGTTACTTTTGAAAATAATTTATTATGACATGAACGCGATATTTCGCATAGTAGTAATGAACGAATTATTTTACCAGATACTTATCATTTAGTGGTTTTTTTATTAAAACGAATGATTAATGTCATTGATAATCTAGTTGTTAATATTGATAATATTAACCAACATTTAACCCAAGCAAATAATATTTTTTATAGCCAAGTAGTATTAACGGAAATTATTAAAAAAACAACATATAGTCGTGAAGAAATTTATGATTTTGTGCAAAAATGTACTTTAGAAACACAGCAAACAAACCAAGATTTTTTCCAAGTGTTAATTAAAAATAATGTTGAAAAATATTTGCCAAAAGCAGAATTAACAAAATTATTTAATTTAAATTATTTTATTCGGAATGTGGATAAGATTTACGATCGGGTGTTACAGAAGGAGTCATAAAATGAAATTAATTGTTGGTTTAGGAAACCCAGGGGATGAATATAAATACACACGCCATAATATTGGTTTTTTAGCATTAGACCGTTTAGTAGAAAAATTTAACCCCGATGGTCCGAAAAAGAATTTTAATGCTTTTTATTGAGAAACAAAAATTAATGATGAAAAAGTTATTTT
The sequence above is drawn from the Spiroplasma eriocheiris genome and encodes:
- the uxuA gene encoding mannonate dehydratase, which codes for MKLSFRWYGPDKDPISLEYISQIPNVASIVTQCYKFKPGVAWESDEIIRIKKLINDHHLNWEVVESIPVHEDIKLGLPTRDEYIKNYCTTIERLAKEGIKVICYNFMPAFDWVRTDLYKKMRDGSLCEAYDQNVIDQLDATSAIKKFKELPAWTLSFPDEQTAEIIGAYQKMSDEELWDNIAYFINKVIPVCDQVGVKMAIHPDDPAWPIFGIPRLIINEENLARFLAINPSPNHGLTLCVGSLSTNLKNNMEQIVRRFVDRIHFTHIRNIRYDTPHSFYEIAHGDHDGVLDLSAIVKAYADNDYQGYARPDHGRLIWGEEKQPHTPGYGLYDRALGLSYINGLWDAYQKTKK
- a CDS encoding adenylosuccinate synthase, which encodes MRTLAVVGSQWGDEGKGKITDYFAQSADYVVRWAGGDNAGHTIVIDGKKYKLSIVPSGVFNANSMNVIANGCVVNLRKLVSEINYLAENGYDCKNLRISNRAHLILPYHLKIDELQEEYRQDDLIGTTKKGVGPCYQDKAERIGIRVGDLFEPENFKKRLTANLKFKNELLTKIFNAEPFTVQEIYDEYLELFNQIKDLVTDTSLVIDNAIKVGKKVLFEGAQGVMLDLDHGTYPFVTSSNPSAASIPTGCGIAPRYISNVIGIVKAYNTRVGTGPFPSEITGEVADYIRETGHEYGTVSGRARRIGWFDAVLMKHSLRVSGYTSMAIMLLDVLTSLDKIKICTKYRYQDQEIDYVPSTIAEYNQCQPIFMEVDGWTEDISQVKTYEELPTNAKKYLAKLSEIVGVPISLFSVGPDRAQTILIDKEIF
- the purB gene encoding adenylosuccinate lyase → MIERYLVKEIADIWSDDNKYATWGLVELLTCEGWNQLGLISNQEIAALKQNLKVDIPRMLEIETETKHDVVAFTRMLSEHMGPEKRWVHLGLTSTDVVDTSQNYLIKQSNLIVDKYLNLLLASLKAKALQYKTQIIMGRTHGMYGEPTSLGLKFLLWYAELARNIKRFNFAKENIEVVKLSGSVGNFAHIEPEVETYVAKKLGLGIDPITTQVTPRDRHINLFTSFSQIVSLLEKMAIEFRHFQRSEVNEMAEGFSANQKGSSSMPHKKNPISSENISGLARLVRSNMLVTFENNLLWHERDISHSSNERIILPDTYHLVVFLLKRMINVIDNLVVNIDNINQHLTQANNIFYSQVVLTEIIKKTTYSREEIYDFVQKCTLETQQTNQDFFQVLIKNNVEKYLPKAELTKLFNLNYFIRNVDKIYDRVLQKES